A region from the Thermanaeromonas toyohensis ToBE genome encodes:
- a CDS encoding ornithine carbamoyltransferase — protein sequence MITDLKGKHVITWQEWTKEEIETLLDLAFDLKRRKMLREKHHLLEDRTLYMLFFEESTRTRNAFETGMTQLGGHAVYLTPKMTQIGHGETAKDTVEVLGRFGDGIGVRNCAFKVGNAYMRELAKWSKIPVINLQCDLYHPTQSLADLMTIREKFGPNLRGLKFVISWTYAPKYIRPLSMPQDLILLMPRFGMDVTLAHPPEFYLLPEIVEQAKKNAEEAGVKFEIVHDMDEACKDAHIVYAKSWGPIAYTGSDTEGADLIEKYSNWVMDGRRMNLARPEAIYMHCMPADRGIEVTEEVIDGPHSVIYDEAENRLHAAKAILAATMR from the coding sequence ATGATAACAGATCTTAAAGGGAAACATGTTATTACTTGGCAGGAATGGACTAAAGAAGAGATCGAGACTTTACTCGATCTTGCTTTTGACCTTAAGCGCCGGAAGATGCTTAGGGAGAAGCATCATCTTTTAGAGGATCGCACCTTATATATGCTTTTCTTTGAAGAATCCACCCGGACTCGTAATGCCTTTGAAACTGGTATGACGCAGTTAGGAGGTCACGCTGTTTACCTCACTCCCAAGATGACCCAGATCGGCCATGGAGAGACAGCTAAGGATACAGTAGAGGTTTTAGGCCGTTTTGGTGATGGTATCGGAGTGCGTAATTGCGCTTTTAAAGTAGGCAACGCTTATATGCGGGAGCTGGCCAAGTGGTCTAAGATTCCCGTTATTAATCTACAATGCGATCTTTACCATCCGACCCAGTCCTTAGCTGATTTGATGACTATACGGGAGAAATTCGGACCTAATCTCCGGGGTCTAAAATTTGTTATATCTTGGACCTATGCCCCTAAATACATTAGACCCCTCTCTATGCCTCAAGATCTTATATTGCTCATGCCGCGCTTTGGCATGGATGTAACTTTAGCCCATCCCCCCGAGTTTTATCTCCTTCCGGAGATCGTAGAGCAGGCCAAGAAAAACGCTGAAGAAGCGGGAGTTAAATTTGAAATCGTACATGATATGGATGAGGCTTGTAAAGATGCCCATATAGTATATGCCAAGAGCTGGGGTCCCATTGCTTATACGGGTAGCGATACAGAAGGTGCAGATCTCATCGAAAAATACTCTAATTGGGTGATGGATGGCCGGCGTATGAACCTGGCCAGGCCCGAAGCTATTTACATGCATTGCATGCCTGCTGACCGCGGGATTGAGGTTACTGAGGAGGTTATTGATGGGCCGCACTCGGTAATCTATGATGAGGCCGAAAATAGACTGCATGCGGCAAAGGCTATTTTAGCGGCCACTATGCGTTAA
- a CDS encoding BMP family protein: protein MRIKKKKFLVTTLALLLVFALTLLLAGCGGQKTSEPPKGQSQETAKADSSGTSGKKLKVALLLPGPINDMGWNASAYEGIKKAEKDLGVEVAYRERVSQSEQLEAFRAYAAQGYDVVIGHGFEFGEAAKKVAQEFSKVKFIVTSSDISQPPNLASLQVMNTEAGFFGGVLAGLITKTGKVGYIGGMEIPPIANALKGFIAGAKMVNPQVKVLSAFTGSFEDVAKAKETALSFIQQGADVVMGNADQGGLGVIQAAKEKGVMAIGYDHDQSSVAPDTVVASSLQSYPIAIEFLIKTVQEGKFEPKFYPIGVKEGATGIVWNPSYQKLPAGVKEKINQVTEDLKAGKIDILKLYEQYK from the coding sequence TTGCGAATCAAAAAGAAAAAGTTTCTAGTTACTACCTTAGCTTTACTTTTAGTTTTTGCCTTAACACTCCTTTTAGCTGGCTGCGGCGGCCAGAAAACGAGTGAGCCGCCCAAGGGGCAAAGCCAGGAAACGGCTAAGGCTGATAGTAGCGGAACGAGCGGGAAAAAATTAAAAGTTGCCTTGCTCTTACCCGGCCCCATTAACGATATGGGGTGGAACGCTTCGGCCTATGAAGGTATTAAAAAAGCGGAGAAAGATTTAGGGGTAGAAGTGGCTTACCGGGAGAGGGTTAGCCAGTCTGAGCAACTGGAAGCTTTTAGGGCTTATGCAGCTCAAGGGTATGATGTAGTTATCGGCCATGGCTTTGAATTTGGTGAAGCAGCTAAAAAAGTGGCCCAGGAATTTTCTAAAGTCAAATTTATCGTTACCAGTAGCGATATAAGCCAGCCTCCCAACCTAGCTTCTTTACAGGTGATGAATACGGAAGCCGGGTTTTTTGGCGGAGTCCTAGCTGGTCTTATTACCAAGACAGGCAAAGTTGGCTATATCGGGGGCATGGAAATACCGCCCATAGCCAATGCCTTAAAAGGATTCATAGCCGGGGCTAAAATGGTAAATCCCCAAGTTAAAGTGCTGTCGGCCTTTACAGGGAGCTTTGAAGATGTAGCTAAGGCTAAAGAGACAGCGCTAAGTTTTATTCAGCAGGGGGCTGACGTGGTGATGGGTAATGCTGATCAGGGCGGCTTAGGCGTTATACAAGCAGCCAAGGAGAAAGGAGTAATGGCTATAGGCTATGACCATGATCAGAGCTCGGTAGCCCCCGATACTGTAGTAGCTTCATCCCTCCAGAGCTATCCTATTGCCATAGAATTTCTTATAAAGACCGTCCAGGAAGGTAAATTTGAACCCAAATTCTACCCCATAGGTGTTAAGGAAGGAGCTACCGGGATAGTGTGGAACCCCAGCTACCAGAAACTTCCGGCTGGAGTTAAAGAAAAGATAAACCAGGTTACAGAGGATCTTAAAGCTGGTAAAATCGATATATTAAAGCTGTATGAGCAATATAAATAA
- a CDS encoding amidohydrolase family protein yields the protein MDILIKQARLMEGELKDIAIKDGQIQDIGENLSYPAQQVIEAQGRLTIPSFVDVHTHLEKAMVGVESGVNSLEDAILAFGSRYSSLTKEDIQTRARQVLELAIENGTGTIRSHVTVVPEIGLIALEALLELKEKAKRVIDLQLVAMPAGVKYELDRKTLDLLEEAARLGVEALGGAPHLALNPFEAIDKTLDLAEKYDLAIDFHVDETDEPDVRTLEYLADQVLKRGFKGRVVAGHCCALAAVSDEVANRVIAKVKEAGISVVTLPSCNLYLMGRKDKQPIRRGVTRVRELLKAGVNVAYASDNIRDPFRPFGNADMLEEALITAQVVQMGLPQELETVLRMGTYNAAQAAGLGKLYGLHPGAQADVVILDARDPAEAIITQATKLYVLKRGRVVAKNKKQVEIYLPW from the coding sequence GTGGATATTCTTATAAAACAAGCCCGGCTAATGGAGGGCGAGTTAAAGGATATAGCTATAAAAGATGGCCAAATACAAGATATAGGGGAAAACCTTTCCTACCCTGCCCAGCAAGTTATAGAGGCTCAAGGGAGGCTAACCATCCCTTCCTTTGTTGATGTCCATACTCACCTAGAAAAGGCCATGGTGGGAGTAGAGTCGGGGGTAAACTCTTTAGAAGATGCTATCCTGGCTTTTGGCTCCCGATATTCTTCCTTGACTAAAGAAGATATACAGACTAGGGCTCGCCAAGTACTGGAATTAGCCATTGAAAATGGTACAGGTACTATACGGAGCCATGTAACTGTGGTACCCGAAATCGGCCTTATAGCCCTGGAGGCCTTGCTAGAGCTTAAAGAAAAAGCTAAAAGGGTTATTGATCTTCAGCTTGTAGCCATGCCTGCAGGGGTAAAGTATGAATTGGACAGGAAAACGCTAGACCTTCTAGAAGAGGCCGCCCGTTTAGGTGTTGAGGCTTTAGGTGGCGCACCCCATTTAGCCCTAAATCCATTTGAGGCAATAGATAAGACTTTGGATTTAGCCGAAAAATATGATTTAGCTATAGATTTCCATGTGGACGAGACCGATGAACCCGATGTAAGGACGCTAGAATACCTAGCCGATCAAGTACTCAAGAGGGGATTTAAAGGGAGGGTGGTGGCGGGTCACTGTTGCGCTTTGGCGGCAGTTTCCGATGAGGTGGCTAACCGGGTTATAGCTAAAGTGAAGGAAGCGGGCATTAGCGTAGTGACTCTTCCTTCCTGTAATCTTTATCTAATGGGGCGTAAGGATAAACAGCCTATCCGCCGTGGGGTTACCCGGGTACGTGAACTTCTCAAGGCGGGGGTAAATGTGGCCTATGCTTCTGATAATATACGCGATCCCTTCCGGCCCTTTGGCAATGCAGATATGTTGGAAGAAGCGTTAATTACCGCCCAGGTAGTACAGATGGGGTTGCCTCAGGAGCTAGAAACTGTGTTGCGTATGGGGACTTATAATGCGGCCCAAGCGGCAGGACTTGGGAAGCTTTATGGTTTACACCCCGGCGCCCAGGCTGATGTGGTTATCTTAGATGCCCGGGATCCAGCGGAGGCTATTATAACCCAGGCGACTAAACTATATGTCCTTAAAAGGGGACGCGTGGTAGCTAAAAATAAAAAGCAGGTTGAGATATATCTCCCCTGGTAA
- the sdaAA gene encoding L-serine ammonia-lyase, iron-sulfur-dependent, subunit alpha, translating to MVGVKSAQEILSMVREKKLTLSQAAQEWEKETSGRELIEIRHEMRKRLLVMRQAARKGLEEDMKSPSGLIGGGGRLLEQARRENKLLSGGTTARAITIALAIAEVNACMGKIVAAPTAGSCGILPGVLLALEEERKLPEETLIDGLFTAAGVGMVMASMASLSGAALGCQAEVGAATAMAAAAAVEMVGGSPWQALDAAAIALKGLMGLVCDPVGGLVEIPCVKRNALGAAHALAAADIALAGLKSFIPLEEVIEALVKVGRSLPPELKETAEGGIAICPTAQKLVSQLV from the coding sequence GTGGTAGGCGTTAAAAGTGCTCAGGAGATTCTTTCTATGGTACGGGAGAAAAAACTCACCTTAAGTCAAGCCGCCCAGGAATGGGAGAAAGAGACAAGTGGTCGGGAGCTTATAGAGATCCGGCACGAGATGCGGAAAAGGCTTCTGGTTATGCGCCAGGCAGCGCGTAAAGGCTTGGAGGAGGATATGAAATCACCCAGCGGCTTGATAGGCGGCGGGGGGCGGCTCTTGGAACAAGCCCGAAGGGAAAATAAGCTTTTGTCCGGTGGTACCACAGCACGGGCTATAACTATTGCTTTAGCCATAGCCGAAGTCAATGCTTGCATGGGGAAGATTGTAGCAGCTCCTACGGCTGGATCTTGTGGTATTTTACCAGGAGTTCTGTTAGCCCTGGAAGAAGAAAGAAAGCTTCCTGAGGAAACCCTCATCGATGGGCTGTTCACTGCTGCCGGAGTGGGAATGGTGATGGCTTCTATGGCTTCCCTTTCGGGAGCTGCTTTGGGTTGCCAGGCTGAAGTAGGGGCCGCTACAGCTATGGCTGCGGCAGCGGCAGTGGAGATGGTAGGAGGTAGCCCCTGGCAAGCTTTAGATGCAGCAGCCATTGCCCTTAAAGGGCTGATGGGGTTAGTATGTGATCCAGTAGGAGGCCTAGTGGAGATACCTTGTGTAAAACGAAATGCCCTTGGTGCAGCCCACGCCCTAGCTGCTGCGGATATAGCGTTGGCTGGCCTTAAATCCTTTATCCCTTTGGAAGAAGTTATAGAAGCCCTGGTAAAAGTAGGTAGAAGCTTACCACCTGAATTAAAGGAAACAGCTGAAGGTGGCATTGCTATTTGTCCCACTGCCCAAAAGCTAGTTTCCCAGCTAGTTTAA
- a CDS encoding amidohydrolase family protein, with product MGILIKDGWILTWNGKKAEFKRGYVWVEGNLIKEVKVDEGERQDNGRQKVLEQQCSLVIDAKNCAVLPGFINAHSHLFQTYIRGLADDKPLFMWLKTAVWPLALNMTEEDFYLAALIGCLENLKCGSTTVIDMHYVHTVKASSDMVLQAMRDAGIRGYLCRTSADQNYHPPLMEDKDTVFKEMDRLLSKWQRETGGRLNVALGLLNPWACSSELVRTAAEYARNNDIFIQIHVAESEAVVQKTIEKYGQRNVDWLKAQGLLGENIQYVHGVWLEDDELEVLSQSGVSLVHCPIANMYLASGAARVTDWLKKDINVALATDGPGSNNSQDMLEVLKFTACLQKLRTMDAAAISCDEVLCMATQGGARALGREDLGVLREGAKADIITVRLDRPHISPVHRIESALIYNANGGDVDTVLVDGRVVVWKGRSTLVDEEEIWEKAQKRAQTLRRKLYEGSQGV from the coding sequence ATGGGTATCCTTATAAAAGATGGGTGGATTTTGACTTGGAACGGAAAGAAAGCAGAATTTAAGCGGGGATACGTCTGGGTGGAAGGGAATCTTATTAAGGAGGTAAAAGTAGATGAAGGGGAAAGACAAGATAACGGACGTCAAAAGGTGTTAGAGCAACAATGTTCTCTAGTAATAGATGCTAAAAACTGTGCTGTTCTCCCGGGGTTTATAAACGCCCACTCCCACCTCTTCCAGACCTATATAAGGGGGCTCGCCGATGATAAGCCTCTCTTTATGTGGCTTAAGACAGCCGTCTGGCCTTTGGCCTTAAATATGACCGAAGAGGATTTCTACCTTGCAGCTTTAATAGGGTGCCTAGAAAACTTAAAATGTGGTTCCACCACCGTAATAGATATGCATTATGTACATACCGTTAAGGCCAGCTCCGATATGGTATTGCAAGCCATGCGAGATGCAGGTATACGGGGGTACTTATGCCGTACCTCGGCGGACCAGAATTACCACCCGCCGCTTATGGAAGATAAAGATACGGTATTTAAAGAAATGGACCGGTTACTATCCAAATGGCAGAGAGAGACCGGAGGACGCCTAAACGTGGCCTTAGGGTTACTTAATCCCTGGGCCTGTTCGTCAGAACTGGTGAGGACGGCTGCAGAATATGCCCGGAATAATGATATTTTCATTCAAATCCATGTAGCAGAAAGCGAGGCGGTGGTACAAAAAACAATTGAAAAGTATGGCCAGCGCAATGTGGACTGGCTAAAAGCGCAGGGGCTTTTAGGGGAGAATATACAATACGTGCACGGGGTTTGGCTGGAAGATGATGAACTGGAAGTATTGTCTCAAAGCGGAGTATCCTTGGTCCACTGCCCTATAGCCAACATGTATCTAGCCTCTGGGGCGGCCCGGGTTACCGACTGGCTTAAGAAAGATATCAATGTGGCCCTGGCCACCGATGGTCCGGGGAGTAACAACAGCCAGGATATGCTGGAAGTTCTCAAATTTACGGCTTGCCTGCAGAAACTCCGCACCATGGATGCCGCAGCTATTTCTTGCGACGAGGTACTATGCATGGCCACCCAAGGAGGTGCCCGGGCTTTAGGGAGAGAAGACTTAGGAGTATTGCGGGAAGGGGCTAAGGCCGATATTATAACCGTGCGCCTCGACCGCCCCCATATTTCACCTGTGCACCGCATAGAGTCGGCCCTAATATACAACGCCAACGGAGGTGATGTGGACACTGTCTTGGTAGACGGTAGAGTGGTAGTATGGAAAGGCCGTTCTACTTTGGTGGACGAGGAAGAGATTTGGGAAAAAGCCCAGAAAAGGGCGCAGACCTTAAGAAGAAAACTTTATGAAGGGAGTCAAGGGGTATGA
- a CDS encoding BMP family protein: MKKWMAFFLTLTLLAVLVGCGSKPQPGSSDTGVEASPSGEAKGGKKQLKIALLLPGPINDMGWNASAYEGLKQAEKKYGASVAYVENVAQSDMEENFRGFALQGYDLIIGHGFQFGDAAKKVASQFPKAKFVVTSSNISQPPNVASVNIDNEMQGFIMGAIAALMSKSKVVGNFNDINKAKEMALAMIAQGADNYNGQC, translated from the coding sequence ATGAAAAAATGGATGGCGTTTTTTTTAACTTTAACTTTGCTGGCCGTATTGGTAGGTTGTGGATCTAAACCCCAACCTGGTAGCAGCGATACGGGGGTCGAGGCTTCTCCCAGCGGTGAGGCTAAAGGAGGGAAGAAACAGCTTAAAATAGCCCTTCTCCTTCCGGGACCTATAAATGATATGGGCTGGAACGCTTCGGCCTATGAGGGGTTAAAACAGGCAGAGAAGAAATATGGGGCTTCCGTAGCCTATGTAGAAAATGTGGCCCAGTCGGATATGGAAGAAAATTTCAGGGGTTTCGCCCTACAAGGATATGATTTAATCATAGGCCACGGGTTCCAGTTTGGCGATGCGGCTAAGAAAGTGGCCTCCCAGTTTCCTAAAGCTAAATTTGTAGTAACCAGCAGCAATATATCCCAGCCTCCCAACGTAGCTTCTGTGAATATAGATAACGAGATGCAAGGATTTATAATGGGTGCTATAGCCGCCCTCATGAGCAAATCAAAAGTAGTGGGCAATTTCAACGATATTAATAAAGCTAAAGAGATGGCTTTAGCCATGATAGCCCAGGGGGCAGATAATTATAATGGCCAATGCTAA
- a CDS encoding BMP family lipoprotein, translating to MANANQAGLGSIQACREKKILAIGSNMDQNPVAPDTVLVSVIKSVPVLIFHVVDLIYNNKFEPKFYNLGVKEGAIYLSPWHGFENKVPQEVKDRIARIMKDLEEGKLDIRQYK from the coding sequence ATGGCCAATGCTAATCAGGCCGGACTTGGCTCTATCCAGGCTTGCAGAGAGAAGAAAATCTTGGCTATAGGTAGCAATATGGATCAGAACCCCGTAGCTCCAGATACAGTATTGGTTAGCGTTATAAAGAGTGTTCCTGTTTTAATTTTTCATGTAGTAGATCTTATTTATAACAACAAATTTGAGCCCAAATTTTACAATCTAGGCGTAAAAGAAGGGGCCATATATCTTTCACCCTGGCATGGATTTGAGAATAAGGTTCCCCAGGAAGTTAAGGACAGGATAGCTAGGATTATGAAAGATCTGGAGGAAGGCAAATTAGATATCCGTCAATACAAATAG
- a CDS encoding amidohydrolase family protein encodes MAVVLGGFLIPSVTRGALREWGIRIKGGEVQEVKSNEELLQNLNGEEVYDFRDCIIIPGFINGHMHMYGVLSHGIEVPVTLTGFKSFLDDFWWPMIENRLDHEMIAASTAWACLEMLRSGITTFCDILEAPNAIPGALLMEKEVVEKAGLRGILSFEACERVNTENGELGLEENARLIRESSGGLVTGLLSVHTTFTCSPTFLKKADEMARELGAMFHMHLSESSYEPQYCLETYGKRPVEVYRDLGILGPHVLASQGVDLSPGEIELLSQYKVNLVHMPLSNCEVGGGIAPVPQLLERGVTVGLGTDGYINNFFEVMRGAFLLHKAAQKNPAVMPARAVLAMATEMGARALGRPELGRLEIGCKADLVAISADTPTPINEKNIFDQLVLYRNPENIRAVMVGGRLVVVEGRVLSLNEDKVKEDLKKATLKLWGFPL; translated from the coding sequence ATGGCGGTTGTTCTGGGGGGGTTTCTTATTCCTTCGGTTACCCGGGGGGCCCTGCGAGAATGGGGAATACGCATAAAGGGTGGAGAGGTCCAGGAAGTAAAATCTAACGAAGAACTACTGCAAAACCTTAATGGAGAAGAAGTATACGATTTTCGCGATTGTATTATAATTCCTGGCTTTATAAACGGGCATATGCATATGTATGGCGTCCTTTCCCACGGTATCGAAGTCCCGGTAACCCTTACGGGCTTTAAAAGTTTTCTAGATGATTTCTGGTGGCCCATGATCGAAAACCGGCTAGATCACGAAATGATCGCAGCTTCTACGGCTTGGGCTTGCTTAGAGATGCTGCGTTCTGGTATTACCACCTTTTGCGATATCCTGGAAGCGCCCAATGCTATACCAGGGGCTCTTCTGATGGAAAAAGAAGTGGTGGAGAAGGCCGGCCTTAGAGGAATTCTCTCCTTTGAAGCTTGCGAGCGCGTAAATACAGAAAATGGCGAGTTGGGGCTAGAAGAAAATGCACGGTTGATTAGGGAAAGTTCCGGCGGGTTAGTAACAGGCTTGTTAAGCGTGCATACCACTTTCACTTGCTCTCCTACCTTCCTTAAAAAAGCGGATGAGATGGCCCGTGAGCTAGGCGCCATGTTCCATATGCATCTTTCGGAGAGCAGCTATGAACCCCAGTATTGCCTGGAGACCTACGGGAAGCGGCCGGTAGAAGTGTACAGGGACCTAGGTATTCTAGGCCCCCATGTGCTGGCTTCCCAGGGAGTTGATTTAAGCCCGGGAGAAATAGAACTCTTAAGCCAATATAAAGTAAACTTGGTGCATATGCCCCTTTCCAACTGTGAGGTAGGAGGAGGGATCGCCCCTGTTCCCCAGCTTTTAGAACGCGGGGTAACTGTGGGCCTAGGAACCGACGGCTATATAAACAACTTTTTTGAGGTTATGCGGGGAGCTTTTCTTTTACATAAGGCAGCCCAGAAGAACCCGGCGGTAATGCCAGCGCGGGCGGTCCTGGCCATGGCTACGGAAATGGGTGCCCGGGCGTTAGGAAGACCGGAACTGGGACGCCTGGAAATCGGTTGTAAGGCCGACCTGGTGGCCATCTCCGCTGATACTCCCACACCAATAAATGAAAAGAATATCTTCGACCAGCTCGTTCTTTATCGCAATCCAGAAAACATTAGAGCGGTTATGGTGGGAGGCCGGCTGGTGGTGGTTGAGGGCCGAGTTCTGTCTTTAAATGAAGATAAAGTTAAAGAGGACTTAAAGAAGGCCACCTTAAAACTTTGGGGTTTCCCCCTCTAA
- a CDS encoding molybdopterin-dependent oxidoreductase has protein sequence MERIKLKINGRLYTLEVKPNWTLLKVLREVLGLTGTKCGCATGDCGACKVLVDGEAVKSCTLLARKAQGKEIITIEGLSQNGELHPLQRAFIETGAVQCGFCTPGMIIAAKALLDKNPHPTREEICEALQDNLCRCTGYVKIIEAVELAAAWLRGEKVKVAREETRTGQVVGRGRPLRDAVDKVTGRTCYVADMRLPGMLYGRVLFSPVAHARIKRIDTSKAEALPGVKAVVTYKDAPRIPYNSALRFKGHDIPRDEYIFDEKVRYVGDRVAAVAADDPETAEKALRLIEVEYEELPAVFDPEEALKPEAPPVHEGGNLIRKLEATVGNVEQALAEADYVFTDRIKLPMVTHVALEPHASLAHFDTLTGKLTVWTANQNIFATRVILSEIFHLPLHKVRVIKPPVGGGFGGKLEAILEPVAALLSMKTGRPVLVEMKRKDVLVSTRTRHSAIFYLKTGMKKDGTIVGQDIVAYFNTGAYATSALNVPGAMIDKAFRLYRIPHLRVTVYPVYTNCPVAGAMRGYGSPQLMAAREIHLDKVAKKLGLDPVEFRRKNLVRPNDVNPRFGTSLGNCRVLDCLEKGVNEFEWEEKRRKPKGEGRFRRGIGVAAGNHGNGTFGVHVDMTSIALKMNEDGTLTMFTGTQDLGQGSTTALCMIVAQVLGISPEDIEVIEADTDLTPWDLGTYASRGIWVGGNAALKAAQSLRQQLLKVAASRLGAKEEEIELKEGFAYCRDNPEKKLPLKEIVIAAQLSKEGSREIKAYESFASLAGPNSYGVHFAEVEVDTETGEVKVLNYVAVHDVGRAINPLLVEGQIEGGIQMGLGYGLTEELVLDKKTGKVVNASLKGYKLFRAKDMPKIKVLLVEEGEDPGPFGAKSIGEAATVPVAPAVVNAVADALGLDFDELPVTPGRILAKIRSN, from the coding sequence ATGGAGCGCATTAAACTTAAAATTAACGGACGGCTCTATACCCTGGAGGTAAAACCTAATTGGACGCTCCTTAAGGTGCTCCGTGAGGTATTAGGTTTAACAGGCACCAAATGTGGTTGCGCTACTGGGGATTGTGGCGCTTGCAAGGTACTGGTGGATGGCGAGGCGGTGAAATCCTGCACTCTGCTGGCCAGGAAGGCCCAGGGTAAAGAGATCATCACCATAGAAGGTTTAAGCCAGAATGGTGAGCTTCATCCTTTGCAGCGGGCTTTTATAGAGACCGGTGCTGTACAGTGCGGATTTTGTACCCCGGGGATGATAATAGCGGCCAAAGCATTGCTAGACAAGAATCCCCATCCTACCCGAGAAGAAATATGTGAGGCCCTGCAGGATAACTTATGCCGTTGCACGGGCTATGTAAAGATAATTGAAGCCGTTGAACTTGCAGCCGCTTGGCTCCGGGGGGAGAAGGTGAAAGTAGCTAGAGAGGAGACGCGTACCGGTCAGGTCGTAGGTCGGGGCCGGCCCTTACGTGATGCAGTGGATAAGGTAACAGGCCGAACTTGCTATGTTGCCGATATGCGGCTTCCCGGGATGTTGTATGGGCGGGTGCTTTTTAGCCCTGTAGCCCATGCTAGGATAAAGCGTATTGATACAAGCAAGGCGGAGGCGCTACCAGGGGTAAAGGCTGTAGTGACCTATAAGGATGCCCCGCGAATACCCTACAACAGTGCCCTCCGCTTTAAAGGACATGATATTCCCCGGGACGAATATATCTTTGATGAGAAAGTGCGCTATGTGGGCGACCGGGTGGCGGCGGTAGCGGCCGATGATCCGGAAACGGCGGAAAAAGCCCTTAGGCTCATCGAAGTAGAGTATGAAGAACTACCGGCAGTATTCGACCCTGAAGAAGCTTTAAAACCGGAAGCACCACCAGTCCACGAGGGCGGTAACTTAATTAGGAAACTTGAAGCTACTGTCGGCAATGTGGAACAAGCGTTGGCGGAGGCTGATTATGTTTTTACCGACCGCATAAAGTTGCCTATGGTGACTCATGTAGCCTTGGAGCCCCACGCGAGCCTGGCCCATTTTGATACTTTGACCGGTAAGCTTACTGTTTGGACCGCTAACCAAAATATTTTCGCTACTAGAGTGATCTTATCGGAGATCTTCCATCTTCCTCTGCATAAAGTGCGCGTTATTAAGCCGCCGGTAGGTGGCGGCTTTGGGGGAAAATTGGAGGCTATTCTAGAGCCGGTGGCCGCCCTTTTATCCATGAAAACCGGGAGACCCGTATTAGTGGAAATGAAACGAAAAGATGTTTTGGTGTCCACTAGGACGCGCCATTCGGCTATCTTTTACTTGAAGACGGGAATGAAAAAAGACGGTACTATTGTGGGCCAGGATATAGTGGCTTACTTTAACACCGGTGCTTATGCCACTAGCGCCTTGAATGTCCCTGGTGCTATGATAGATAAAGCCTTCCGGCTTTACCGCATTCCCCATTTGCGCGTAACCGTTTACCCAGTTTATACCAATTGCCCGGTGGCAGGGGCCATGCGCGGTTACGGTTCTCCGCAGCTCATGGCCGCGAGGGAAATCCACCTGGACAAAGTGGCTAAGAAGCTAGGCCTGGATCCAGTAGAATTTCGGAGAAAGAATCTAGTAAGACCTAATGATGTGAATCCACGCTTCGGGACCTCCCTGGGGAACTGCCGGGTGTTGGACTGCCTGGAGAAAGGCGTAAACGAATTTGAGTGGGAAGAAAAAAGACGGAAGCCTAAAGGGGAAGGGCGCTTCCGCCGCGGTATAGGGGTGGCTGCGGGTAACCACGGTAATGGCACCTTTGGGGTACACGTGGACATGACCTCTATCGCTTTAAAGATGAACGAGGATGGAACCTTAACTATGTTCACTGGTACCCAGGATCTGGGACAGGGGAGCACCACAGCGTTGTGTATGATTGTAGCCCAAGTCTTAGGTATCTCTCCAGAGGATATAGAAGTAATAGAGGCGGATACCGACCTTACCCCTTGGGATCTCGGCACCTATGCTAGCCGGGGAATATGGGTAGGCGGTAATGCAGCCCTTAAGGCGGCCCAGAGCCTCCGGCAACAGCTATTGAAAGTAGCCGCTTCTAGGCTTGGGGCTAAAGAGGAAGAAATTGAGCTAAAAGAAGGCTTCGCTTACTGCCGGGATAATCCCGAAAAGAAACTTCCTTTAAAGGAGATTGTAATAGCCGCGCAGCTTAGCAAAGAAGGAAGCCGGGAGATAAAAGCTTATGAAAGCTTTGCCTCCCTAGCTGGGCCCAATTCTTATGGTGTGCACTTCGCTGAAGTGGAGGTGGATACTGAAACAGGTGAGGTCAAAGTTTTAAACTATGTAGCCGTACATGACGTAGGCCGGGCCATCAATCCTTTACTAGTGGAAGGGCAGATAGAGGGCGGTATCCAGATGGGCCTCGGTTACGGGCTTACCGAGGAACTCGTTCTAGATAAGAAGACAGGTAAGGTGGTAAACGCTTCCCTTAAGGGGTATAAACTTTTCCGGGCCAAGGACATGCCTAAGATAAAAGTTTTGCTGGTGGAAGAAGGAGAGGATCCGGGTCCTTTTGGGGCCAAAAGTATCGGTGAGGCGGCTACAGTCCCGGTAGCCCCGGCGGTGGTAAACGCTGTGGCCGATGCTTTGGGCCTGGATTTTGATGAATTACCCGTCACACCGGGAAGGATACTAGCTAAGATTAGAAGCAATTAA